A section of the Spirosoma pollinicola genome encodes:
- a CDS encoding DUF4249 domain-containing protein, whose product MKNTSIKILSWLLILLVGGCVDPYRPPEITSPGSYLVVNGFFNSAPGTTSTFQLSRTQALTDTKAPTAETKAQVTIESQSKATYPLTEGTAGTYALSGVTARQGETYRLHIKTTKGVDYYSDYVPVIQTPPIDSVSWRVENGGVQLSVNAHDSQNNTRYYRWEFDETWEYLTPYSSVFEILNDRIVERSLRVNQCWRSGSSTNIMTTSTNRLSQDVVSQFPLLFIEGSSYKLGVRYSMLVRQFALSQAGFEYYDQLAKITQNIGSIFDPQPSQITGNIRSTTNASELALGFFRVGSVETKRIFIVRTQVPTLRPATGYENCRVDTLGASDILKDKPAIISMFDRTRYFTTTDYCVDCRLQGGILTRPDFW is encoded by the coding sequence ATGAAAAACACGTCGATAAAAATACTGTCCTGGTTGTTGATCCTGCTTGTTGGCGGGTGCGTTGATCCCTATCGGCCACCTGAAATTACCTCACCCGGTAGTTATCTGGTGGTGAATGGCTTCTTCAACAGTGCGCCGGGTACGACATCTACCTTTCAGCTTTCGCGCACGCAAGCTCTGACCGATACCAAAGCCCCCACCGCTGAAACAAAAGCACAGGTAACGATTGAAAGTCAGAGTAAAGCGACCTACCCGCTTACAGAAGGAACGGCGGGCACATACGCGCTATCGGGCGTAACAGCCCGGCAAGGTGAAACGTATCGGCTGCATATCAAAACAACCAAAGGCGTTGACTATTATTCTGATTATGTACCCGTTATTCAAACGCCCCCCATCGACAGTGTAAGCTGGCGGGTAGAAAATGGTGGCGTTCAACTCAGTGTAAATGCGCACGACTCTCAAAACAATACGCGCTATTACCGTTGGGAGTTCGACGAAACCTGGGAGTATCTTACACCATACTCGTCGGTGTTCGAGATACTGAACGACAGAATCGTGGAGCGATCTCTTCGTGTCAACCAATGCTGGCGCAGCGGCAGCTCTACCAATATCATGACGACCTCAACAAACCGATTGAGTCAGGATGTTGTCAGTCAATTTCCATTACTCTTTATTGAGGGCAGCTCCTATAAGCTTGGGGTCAGATACAGTATGCTGGTCAGGCAGTTTGCGCTGAGCCAGGCGGGTTTCGAGTATTACGACCAGTTGGCGAAGATAACGCAGAACATCGGCTCTATTTTTGATCCGCAACCGTCACAAATCACCGGAAACATACGCAGTACCACCAACGCCAGTGAACTAGCTCTGGGCTTCTTTCGGGTGGGATCGGTTGAAACAAAGCGAATTTTCATCGTTCGGACGCAGGTACCCACCTTACGACCCGCAACCGGCTACGAAAATTGCCGGGTAGATACCCTCGGTGCAAGTGATATCCTGAAAGACAAGCCGGCCATTATCAGTATGTTTGATCGGACAAGATACTTCACGACCACCGACTATTGCGTGGACTGTCGCTTACAGGGTGGTATATTAACAAGACCTGATTTCTGGTAG
- a CDS encoding TonB-dependent receptor: MAQLYRVCLLFLGLFCILLPAPGQTPADKPISGDFSNLRFEQFVQRIESQTPYRFFYTPSDADSITVDIRVEKQPLRAILQQLFNGSKYTFAIDNQQRVYITSSRPIRTELPIGFFIRGRSEIGNDSTAASYLTESQTKRIEPETKVYEIGKRSTPIRPGRATISGYVRNLSSGEPIVGAAIYLDNPRVGTISDQFGYYSITLPRGRHEVKLRSIGLKDTRRRIILYTDGKFDLEMEDDVIALKEVVIEAEKDKNISGLQMGQERVDIKSIKQVPTALGEADLLRVIQTLPGVKTVGESSTGLNVRGGATDQNLILYNDATIYNSSHLFGFFSAFNPDMIKSAELYKSAIPSRFGGRLSSVLDVQTRDGNKKKFVGSGGIGLLTGRLTLEGPILKDKTSFIVGLRSSYSDWLLKQLQNASFQKSQAQFYDLNLHITHDVNEKNTIYLTGYMSRDQFKLNSDTSYRYQNQTATLKWKHIITNKLYSVFTGSYSGYKYDVSSEKNPVNAYQLAFSIKQSQVKADFNYYPTNQHAVDFGISSTHYSISPGTFGPKGNESLILPDVVPTEQALESAAYIGDRFDISPKLSVSAGLRYSLYSFLGPSSVFQYAPGMPKTVNTIIDTLTYGTNKAISTYHGAEYRLAIRYALSNTASLKASFNRTRQYIQMLSNTTVISPTDIWKLSDPNIKPQVGDQYAVGIYKNNRTNTIELSVEAYYKTMQNMLDYRSGASLILNHHIETDVVQAEGKAYGVEFLVKKMTGKLNGWVSYTYARTLLRTSSLNNSETINQGNYYPSSYDKPHDFTMISNYKINRRFSLSLNFTYSTGRPITLPVGKYILDNAARLLYSERNQYRIPDYYRADFAMNIEGNHKVKKLAHSSWTVSIYNLLGRHNAYSVYFKSENGRINGYQLSIFGNPIPSITYNFRF; encoded by the coding sequence ATGGCTCAATTGTACCGTGTTTGTCTCCTGTTTCTCGGTCTGTTTTGTATCCTGCTACCTGCCCCGGGACAAACACCCGCCGATAAACCCATTAGTGGTGATTTCTCCAATCTTCGTTTTGAGCAGTTTGTCCAGCGTATCGAAAGCCAGACACCCTATCGTTTTTTCTATACTCCTTCCGACGCCGATAGTATTACGGTTGATATTCGTGTTGAGAAACAGCCTCTCAGGGCTATTCTCCAGCAACTCTTCAACGGATCCAAATACACGTTTGCCATTGACAACCAGCAACGGGTTTACATTACCTCCAGCCGCCCTATCCGCACCGAACTGCCGATTGGCTTTTTCATTCGGGGTCGGTCAGAAATCGGAAATGATTCGACCGCTGCTTCGTACCTGACAGAGAGTCAGACCAAACGGATAGAGCCTGAAACAAAGGTCTATGAAATTGGCAAGCGCTCCACACCGATCCGGCCGGGCCGGGCTACCATTTCGGGCTATGTACGCAATCTCTCCTCAGGCGAACCAATTGTTGGCGCGGCTATTTATCTGGACAACCCGCGCGTTGGCACCATCAGCGATCAGTTTGGTTATTACTCGATCACCCTGCCCCGTGGGCGGCATGAAGTGAAGCTGCGCAGTATTGGCCTGAAAGATACCCGTCGCCGAATTATTTTATATACCGATGGCAAGTTCGACCTGGAGATGGAAGACGATGTGATTGCCCTGAAAGAAGTGGTGATCGAAGCCGAGAAAGACAAGAATATTTCGGGACTTCAGATGGGTCAGGAACGGGTTGATATTAAGAGTATTAAACAAGTACCTACCGCTCTGGGCGAAGCCGATTTGCTGCGGGTTATCCAGACGCTGCCAGGCGTGAAAACGGTGGGCGAAAGCTCCACAGGACTGAACGTGCGCGGGGGCGCTACCGATCAGAACCTGATTCTGTACAATGATGCCACGATCTATAACTCATCGCACCTGTTCGGTTTTTTCTCGGCCTTTAACCCCGACATGATCAAGAGTGCGGAACTGTACAAGAGTGCCATTCCATCCCGATTTGGGGGTCGGCTATCGTCGGTGCTGGATGTACAGACGCGCGATGGCAACAAGAAGAAATTCGTTGGTTCCGGGGGAATTGGCCTGCTCACCGGCCGCCTGACGCTGGAAGGCCCAATTCTTAAAGACAAGACATCGTTTATTGTGGGCCTTCGCTCGTCCTACTCCGACTGGCTGTTGAAGCAGTTGCAAAACGCGTCGTTTCAAAAAAGTCAGGCTCAGTTTTACGACCTCAACCTCCATATTACGCACGACGTCAACGAAAAAAACACAATTTACCTAACCGGCTACATGAGTCGCGACCAGTTTAAACTCAACAGCGACACATCGTACCGATACCAGAATCAGACCGCTACACTGAAGTGGAAACACATCATCACGAACAAACTTTATAGTGTCTTTACGGGTAGTTACAGCGGTTACAAATACGACGTTTCGAGCGAGAAAAACCCGGTTAATGCCTACCAACTGGCCTTCTCCATCAAACAGTCGCAGGTAAAGGCCGATTTCAACTACTACCCTACCAATCAGCACGCCGTTGATTTTGGCATCAGTTCAACCCATTACAGCATTTCGCCCGGCACGTTTGGCCCAAAAGGCAATGAGTCGTTGATTCTGCCCGATGTGGTACCTACCGAACAGGCACTGGAAAGTGCCGCTTATATTGGCGACCGGTTCGACATTAGTCCTAAACTATCCGTTAGTGCGGGACTCAGGTATTCACTTTATTCGTTTTTAGGGCCAAGTTCGGTGTTTCAATATGCGCCGGGAATGCCCAAAACGGTGAATACGATTATTGACACCCTCACTTACGGCACCAACAAGGCCATATCTACCTATCATGGGGCAGAATACCGGCTGGCCATTCGATATGCCCTGTCGAACACCGCTTCGTTGAAAGCGAGTTTCAACCGGACACGGCAATACATCCAGATGCTTTCGAACACAACGGTTATTTCGCCTACCGATATCTGGAAACTCAGCGATCCAAACATTAAACCCCAGGTGGGTGACCAGTATGCGGTGGGCATCTACAAAAACAACCGAACAAATACCATTGAACTATCGGTAGAGGCCTATTACAAAACCATGCAGAATATGCTTGATTACCGGAGTGGGGCGTCACTTATCCTGAATCACCATATCGAAACCGACGTTGTACAGGCCGAAGGCAAAGCCTACGGGGTTGAGTTTCTGGTAAAGAAAATGACGGGTAAATTGAACGGCTGGGTCAGCTACACCTATGCCCGAACGCTCCTGCGCACGAGCAGCCTCAACAATAGCGAAACCATCAATCAGGGCAATTACTACCCAAGCAGCTACGACAAACCGCACGATTTTACAATGATCAGCAATTACAAGATTAACCGCCGGTTCAGTCTGTCGTTGAACTTCACCTATAGTACCGGGCGGCCTATTACCCTCCCGGTTGGCAAATACATTCTCGACAATGCAGCCCGGTTGCTTTATTCAGAGCGGAATCAGTATCGGATTCCAGACTATTACCGGGCCGATTTTGCCATGAACATTGAAGGTAATCACAAAGTAAAAAAGCTGGCACACAGCTCATGGACGGTTTCTATTTATAATCTACTGGGGCGGCACAATGCCTACTCGGTCTATTTTAAATCGGAGAATGGCCGCATCAACGGCTACCAGCTTTCCATCTTCGGCAACCCGATCCCGTCCATCACGTATAACTTTAGATTTTAA
- a CDS encoding PAS domain-containing protein, with translation MNLTNLPSTELLQNVMMASPNGVLVLQAIRAADGRLIDLYMTLINAVAEQELDCPAVEVLGQSFAQFFPHLAEKKLLEHYRQVLDTGHSFQFETHFFRSPQSSPTWLDVSVVQLEKSLLLTYADITDSKIDIDSVPLTDVLQQSFDESVSGISVFEVIRDSNGQISDFELVMINKAGLQMSGFLSKEILGRTIWEMYPATSINGLFDQYVRVYETGKPVSTQNYYPEYDIWREVKIMRAERGIMVSYNDITVLKKAQETVKQQEQLLEDLLEGISVGMAVVQPVRSEKGAAPRIVNFRIMKANAASETVFGQSPRQVVGQLITDAVGHANVSELLNRCAAAVEQQQVFTMSLRSQLDPVMFRVTMTASGDQFILTFTSIFR, from the coding sequence ATGAACTTGACTAATTTACCCTCAACAGAGTTACTGCAAAATGTAATGATGGCATCACCAAACGGGGTGCTGGTTCTTCAGGCTATTCGAGCTGCCGATGGCAGGTTAATTGACTTGTACATGACGTTGATCAACGCCGTTGCTGAGCAGGAACTGGATTGCCCGGCTGTTGAAGTGTTAGGTCAATCGTTTGCCCAGTTTTTTCCTCATCTGGCCGAAAAAAAATTATTGGAACACTACCGTCAGGTATTGGATACAGGGCATTCATTTCAGTTCGAAACCCACTTTTTCCGCTCCCCACAGTCGAGTCCCACCTGGCTGGATGTATCGGTTGTACAATTGGAAAAAAGCTTGCTGCTAACGTATGCTGATATTACTGATTCAAAAATCGACATAGATTCTGTGCCGTTGACCGATGTGCTTCAACAGTCATTTGATGAATCGGTCAGTGGAATCTCCGTTTTCGAGGTAATTCGAGATAGTAACGGTCAGATCAGCGATTTTGAACTGGTTATGATCAATAAGGCTGGTCTGCAGATGAGTGGTTTTTTGAGTAAAGAAATTCTGGGGCGAACGATTTGGGAAATGTATCCGGCCACCAGTATAAATGGTCTTTTTGACCAGTATGTACGAGTGTACGAAACGGGTAAGCCTGTATCAACCCAGAATTATTATCCGGAGTATGACATTTGGCGCGAGGTGAAAATTATGCGGGCAGAGCGGGGTATAATGGTTTCCTATAACGACATTACGGTGCTAAAGAAAGCACAGGAAACCGTCAAACAACAGGAACAGCTTTTAGAGGATCTTCTGGAAGGTATTTCTGTAGGCATGGCTGTTGTACAACCCGTGAGAAGTGAAAAAGGAGCCGCTCCCCGAATCGTTAACTTTCGTATCATGAAAGCGAACGCGGCTTCAGAAACTGTTTTTGGCCAGTCTCCCAGGCAGGTGGTTGGACAACTCATTACCGATGCTGTTGGGCATGCCAACGTTTCCGAATTGCTAAACCGTTGTGCTGCTGCTGTTGAGCAACAGCAGGTGTTCACTATGTCTTTAAGAAGCCAGCTCGACCCGGTGATGTTTCGGGTTACCATGACTGCCAGTGGAGATCAGTTTATTCTGACCTTTACCAGTATTTTCAGATAG
- the pth gene encoding aminoacyl-tRNA hydrolase, whose amino-acid sequence MKFLIVGLGNIGPEYALTRHNAGFMVLDRLAAQHGFTFTMTRLAYTAKWQYKGKQLFFIKPTTFMNLSGKAVLYYMKQENIPIENILIITDDKDLPFGKLRLKPKGSPGGHNGLRSIDESVNTQEYARLRVGIGSDFSRGRQVDFVLGQFPEDELIQLPDYLDRVGDACLAFCTMGIQMAMNNYNQ is encoded by the coding sequence ATGAAATTCCTTATCGTTGGCCTGGGCAACATTGGCCCGGAGTATGCCCTTACCCGCCACAACGCTGGCTTTATGGTTCTTGACCGATTGGCAGCCCAACACGGGTTCACCTTTACGATGACGCGCCTTGCCTACACGGCCAAATGGCAGTACAAAGGCAAGCAACTGTTTTTTATAAAGCCTACTACATTCATGAACCTAAGTGGTAAGGCCGTACTGTATTATATGAAGCAGGAGAACATACCCATCGAGAACATCCTGATTATCACCGATGATAAGGATTTGCCCTTTGGCAAATTACGCTTGAAGCCCAAAGGCTCTCCCGGCGGACACAATGGTCTGCGGAGTATCGATGAGTCTGTTAACACCCAGGAATACGCCCGGCTGCGGGTAGGAATCGGTAGTGATTTTTCGAGAGGACGGCAGGTTGATTTTGTGTTGGGGCAGTTTCCCGAAGATGAATTGATTCAATTACCCGACTATTTGGATCGAGTAGGTGATGCATGTCTGGCTTTTTGTACTATGGGGATACAGATGGCCATGAATAATTACAACCAATGA
- a CDS encoding T9SS type B sorting domain-containing protein: protein MRIRNFTGLLLLLSLSFTLSHAQSVTGLWLGVSYPGNPNQNVYDYTMTFTQTGSRLDGTAQSATPNLPFSGLVRVSGQLTGSTVQFNESDQSGSTAVRSICYWRGTLAYNSTDESLIGTYENIVNGTTCFNALSGKVELYRIALTSDTTFCKGKPVNLAITGKNIRWYASASKTGLLATGNTFSPNITQTTTFYITQTLYQNESPAIPITITISDPVIRIVSANTGCDKTNGAIEVAASGSTGWQYSLNGGGFQPNPLFASLVPGSYTVVARDTYGCQAGQAVTITGDAAPTIPNLFVTPPKCASANGEVSVVAAGGKAPLTYSIDYGVTFQSSSVFNKLAGGSYTIRVRDANGCEVNKAVTLPPFIPMEIQNVSLSSTTCGLPNGEVTMNISGGYKPVRYSIDNQTVKNDPHFTDLTAGAYTIQAKDSTGCTISRSVTIAASTGPQISDIQTTIATCGEQNGTIYILLPATAPALVFSIDGQSFQRNPVFLGLKAGNYTLTIQDDNACLSTKPVQISLDCGNQVYLPTAFSPNHDLVNDAFIVHFGFPSLTITTFIVYDRWGAVVYNRANFALSSGEPLWDGQLNGGAAPAGMYGYRLDCLFPDGTPMTYRQSVALLH from the coding sequence ATGAGGATTCGGAATTTTACTGGCCTGCTACTACTACTTAGCCTGAGTTTTACGCTCAGTCACGCGCAGTCGGTAACTGGGCTGTGGCTGGGCGTTTCCTATCCTGGCAATCCAAATCAGAACGTTTATGATTACACGATGACCTTTACCCAAACGGGTAGTAGGTTGGATGGAACCGCTCAGAGCGCCACACCCAATCTACCCTTTAGCGGCTTAGTACGCGTTTCGGGGCAATTGACGGGATCGACAGTACAGTTCAATGAATCGGATCAGAGCGGAAGTACCGCCGTGAGAAGCATCTGCTATTGGCGCGGAACACTAGCCTATAATTCTACTGACGAAAGCCTTATTGGCACCTACGAAAACATCGTTAATGGCACAACCTGTTTCAACGCGTTGAGCGGTAAGGTCGAACTCTACCGAATTGCACTAACTTCCGACACCACTTTTTGCAAGGGTAAACCGGTCAATCTAGCCATAACGGGCAAAAATATCCGATGGTACGCTTCGGCATCAAAAACCGGTCTCCTCGCCACAGGCAACACCTTCAGCCCTAACATCACCCAGACAACCACATTTTATATTACGCAAACACTCTACCAAAACGAAAGTCCGGCTATTCCCATCACAATTACCATTTCTGATCCAGTCATTCGAATCGTGTCTGCCAATACAGGCTGCGATAAAACGAACGGGGCAATTGAGGTTGCAGCTTCGGGCTCTACGGGCTGGCAATATAGTCTAAATGGGGGGGGCTTCCAACCGAATCCGTTATTTGCCAGTCTCGTGCCCGGTTCATACACGGTAGTGGCCAGAGATACCTATGGCTGTCAGGCAGGGCAAGCCGTTACGATTACGGGCGATGCGGCCCCCACCATCCCCAACCTTTTCGTTACTCCACCCAAGTGCGCCAGTGCCAATGGCGAAGTTAGCGTTGTTGCGGCAGGGGGAAAAGCGCCCCTTACCTATTCTATTGATTATGGGGTTACGTTTCAGTCCAGTTCTGTTTTCAATAAACTGGCGGGCGGTTCCTATACGATTCGCGTTCGCGATGCCAATGGCTGCGAGGTTAACAAAGCTGTAACGCTCCCGCCATTCATACCCATGGAGATCCAGAATGTATCCTTGTCGTCAACCACTTGCGGACTACCGAATGGCGAGGTAACGATGAATATTTCGGGGGGGTACAAACCGGTTCGATACAGTATCGACAATCAGACAGTCAAAAATGATCCTCATTTTACGGACTTGACGGCTGGCGCGTATACGATCCAGGCCAAAGACAGCACAGGCTGCACCATCAGTCGGTCGGTAACGATAGCGGCTAGCACAGGCCCTCAAATCAGCGATATACAAACCACTATAGCAACCTGTGGCGAACAGAATGGAACCATTTATATTTTACTTCCTGCCACAGCACCTGCTCTCGTGTTTTCCATTGACGGGCAGTCGTTTCAGCGAAACCCTGTTTTCCTGGGACTAAAGGCAGGCAATTACACCCTCACGATTCAGGACGATAACGCCTGTCTGAGCACCAAACCGGTACAAATTTCACTCGATTGCGGCAATCAGGTCTACCTGCCAACAGCCTTTTCGCCCAACCATGATCTGGTGAACGATGCGTTTATCGTTCATTTCGGTTTTCCGTCCCTTACGATTACCACCTTCATTGTTTACGACCGCTGGGGTGCAGTCGTGTATAATCGTGCTAATTTTGCACTCTCAAGCGGGGAGCCGCTCTGGGATGGTCAGCTAAATGGTGGAGCGGCCCCGGCAGGTATGTACGGGTATCGGCTCGACTGTTTGTTTCCAGATGGAACACCCATGACGTATCGCCAGTCGGTAGCCCTTTTACACTGA
- the pyrR gene encoding bifunctional pyr operon transcriptional regulator/uracil phosphoribosyltransferase PyrR, translating into MNQQRLILSSPLLEIVVSRLVQQLIENYQNFADTVILGMQPRGIYFADRVARELNRALGYEVPLGYLDATFYRDDFKRRDTPLRPNTTHVPFIIENKRVILIDDVLATGRMVRAALDAMTAFGRPRKVELLVLIDRRYNRDLPIKPDYTGKRVNTLESQQVLVEWTEQGAEADRIWLVG; encoded by the coding sequence ATGAATCAACAACGCCTAATTTTGTCCAGTCCGTTGCTGGAAATTGTTGTGAGCCGCCTGGTGCAGCAACTGATTGAAAATTATCAAAATTTTGCCGACACGGTTATTCTGGGTATGCAGCCAAGAGGCATTTATTTTGCCGATCGTGTGGCCCGTGAATTAAATCGTGCGTTGGGCTACGAGGTGCCGCTTGGGTATCTGGATGCCACCTTTTATCGGGACGATTTCAAACGGCGCGATACACCTCTGCGGCCCAACACAACGCATGTGCCCTTTATTATTGAAAATAAACGAGTGATTCTGATTGACGATGTGCTGGCAACGGGACGTATGGTTCGGGCGGCACTCGATGCCATGACGGCCTTTGGTCGGCCTCGAAAAGTAGAATTGCTCGTGCTGATTGACCGGCGTTATAACCGCGACCTGCCTATTAAGCCAGATTATACCGGCAAGCGGGTCAATACTCTGGAGTCGCAGCAGGTATTGGTGGAATGGACGGAGCAGGGCGCCGAGGCCGACCGGATCTGGTTAGTGGGCTAA
- a CDS encoding peptidase domain-containing ABC transporter, giving the protein MKSRKHINQTLVRQQGQADCGVACLASLLAYYGGHSRLERLRELSGTDPQGTSMLGLYQAASKIGFDAEGMEANSIENLKTDVSEPVILHVLIDNRLQHYVVCYGWESTTKHFLIGDPAQGILTYTTDELATIWPSKLLLALTPNASLSLQDDDRKAKRRWLLNLVRDDVPLLSIATGLGIITAGLGLSTAIFSQKLIDEILPKHDTKRLLLGLSLLTFLLLARAIVGYVRGFLLNRQSRDFNNRIINRFYEALLHLPKSFFDSRKTGELIARLNDTGRIQRTISHLTGAVVINALVVLVSAGYLFTYSVWVGLLSVVSIPLYGGLVWYYHARILTGQRNVMAASAHTESNYVDTLQGIDIIKATNRESFFSTITKAVYGLYQQQVYRLGTIGLQFTLTAELINALLIAGLLAVTSVLVVQKSLQLGEMMAILTLAGSIIPAVASLALTNLQIQEATVAFERMYEYAQLTPEHTTTSPDPDFSFSSLNIQHLTYRFAGRPLLLENVSLTIDKGEFVAILGESGSGKSTLFQIIQRFYAPETGLIWVNGNDWQEVNTVTWRQAIGVIPQHITFFGGTLLDNICLGNTTEKAESIIRFCEQHGFAPYFESFPQGYLTLLGEDGVNLSGGQRQLVALARALYQKPQLLLLDEPTSAMDKHTEQFVMEMLNHLYPHLAILLITHKPGLAHTADRVYSMANRQLTPTDIHNWLKDNRAALEPILK; this is encoded by the coding sequence ATGAAATCCCGCAAACACATCAACCAGACCCTCGTTCGGCAACAGGGGCAGGCCGATTGTGGGGTGGCTTGCCTGGCCTCGTTATTGGCCTACTATGGCGGCCATAGTAGGCTGGAGCGGTTACGCGAACTTAGCGGTACCGATCCACAGGGCACATCCATGCTGGGTTTGTATCAGGCGGCTTCGAAGATTGGCTTCGATGCCGAGGGGATGGAAGCTAATTCTATCGAGAATTTAAAGACCGATGTTAGCGAGCCTGTTATACTCCATGTGCTCATTGACAATAGGCTGCAACACTACGTTGTCTGCTACGGCTGGGAGTCCACCACAAAACACTTCCTCATCGGCGATCCCGCGCAGGGCATCCTTACCTATACCACAGACGAACTGGCAACTATCTGGCCGTCAAAATTGCTTCTAGCCCTAACACCAAACGCTAGCCTGAGTCTACAGGACGATGACAGAAAGGCCAAACGTCGCTGGCTGCTCAATCTCGTTCGGGATGATGTTCCTTTACTCAGTATTGCTACCGGACTAGGCATTATAACCGCAGGACTGGGACTGTCCACGGCAATTTTCTCGCAAAAACTAATCGACGAAATTTTACCAAAACACGACACCAAACGGCTACTGCTGGGCTTGTCGCTGTTAACATTCCTACTGCTGGCACGGGCAATTGTCGGTTATGTTCGTGGTTTCCTGCTTAATCGACAAAGCCGCGACTTCAACAACCGGATCATCAATCGATTCTACGAAGCCCTGCTACACCTCCCGAAGTCGTTTTTTGATAGTCGTAAAACCGGAGAACTAATAGCGCGTCTGAATGATACGGGCCGCATTCAACGAACCATCAGTCATCTGACGGGCGCGGTAGTTATCAATGCCCTGGTCGTACTGGTGTCGGCCGGGTACCTGTTCACCTATTCGGTTTGGGTGGGCTTGTTGAGTGTGGTTAGTATTCCGCTATATGGCGGGTTGGTGTGGTACTACCACGCCCGCATATTAACCGGACAGCGCAACGTGATGGCGGCTTCGGCCCATACCGAAAGTAATTATGTCGATACCCTACAAGGGATTGATATTATCAAAGCCACCAACCGCGAATCGTTTTTCAGCACCATCACCAAAGCCGTTTATGGCCTGTATCAGCAACAGGTGTATCGGCTCGGCACAATCGGGCTACAATTTACCCTGACCGCCGAGCTAATCAACGCTTTACTTATTGCCGGTTTACTGGCAGTCACGTCGGTGCTGGTTGTTCAGAAATCTCTACAACTGGGCGAGATGATGGCTATTCTAACCCTTGCAGGCAGTATCATCCCGGCAGTTGCCAGTCTGGCATTGACCAATCTTCAGATTCAGGAGGCAACTGTTGCCTTTGAGCGGATGTATGAATATGCGCAATTAACCCCCGAACATACCACCACCTCGCCAGACCCGGACTTTAGTTTTTCATCTCTTAACATCCAGCACCTCACCTACCGGTTTGCGGGTCGCCCCTTACTGCTGGAAAACGTTTCCTTAACTATTGACAAAGGCGAGTTCGTGGCGATTCTGGGCGAAAGCGGCAGTGGCAAGAGCACACTCTTTCAGATAATTCAACGATTTTATGCACCCGAAACTGGCTTGATTTGGGTAAATGGAAACGATTGGCAGGAGGTCAATACCGTTACCTGGCGGCAAGCCATTGGTGTAATTCCTCAACACATCACGTTCTTTGGTGGAACCTTACTCGATAATATTTGCCTGGGCAATACTACCGAAAAAGCCGAGTCTATTATCCGGTTCTGCGAACAACATGGGTTCGCGCCGTATTTTGAGAGCTTCCCACAAGGTTACTTAACGTTGCTGGGAGAAGATGGTGTGAACCTGTCGGGCGGACAACGACAACTGGTTGCCCTGGCTCGGGCTTTATACCAGAAGCCCCAACTGCTTTTGCTGGATGAACCAACTTCGGCAATGGACAAACATACCGAGCAGTTTGTGATGGAGATGCTAAACCACCTATACCCGCATCTCGCCATCCTGCTAATCACGCACAAACCGGGTTTAGCCCACACCGCTGACCGGGTATACTCAATGGCCAACAGGCAATTGACCCCCACCGACATCCACAACTGGCTCAAGGATAACCGAGCCGCGCTGGAGCCTATTTTAAAGTAA
- a CDS encoding peroxiredoxin family protein: MRTYLKWSLPVLVIGLLSYLAWGFTTKLHHKQEANERVQTLPNFKAEGINNVPISQADFQNKPAVLLYFNSDCDHCQREADELRQQANKLDSAQVLMLSSEPVAVLQAFARAHKLNTVSTLQVAHIDRKTAYETFGFAAVPDLLIYHADGSLAKRFRGETSVDAIKRHL; this comes from the coding sequence ATGAGAACGTACCTTAAATGGAGCTTGCCGGTGCTTGTTATTGGTTTGCTTTCATACCTCGCCTGGGGATTTACGACAAAACTGCACCACAAACAGGAAGCTAATGAACGAGTTCAGACACTACCCAATTTTAAAGCAGAAGGCATAAATAACGTCCCAATCAGTCAGGCTGACTTTCAGAATAAACCAGCTGTTCTGCTCTATTTTAACTCCGATTGTGACCATTGCCAGCGTGAAGCTGACGAACTTCGCCAACAGGCCAACAAGCTGGACAGCGCACAGGTGTTGATGCTTTCGTCGGAACCAGTAGCTGTACTACAAGCCTTTGCCAGAGCGCACAAACTAAATACCGTCTCAACCCTACAGGTCGCCCACATCGACCGAAAAACAGCCTACGAAACCTTTGGTTTTGCGGCGGTTCCCGATCTACTCATTTACCATGCCGATGGTTCGCTGGCAAAGCGTTTTCGGGGCGAAACCAGTGTCGACGCCATTAAACGGCACCTTTAA